CGGCGGCGTGCAGCTCGGCGGTGTTGCGCACGTACACGTACAGCGAGGCGGGCCCGGTGTCGAGCTCCTGCGCCAGGCGGCGCATGGTGACCCGCTGGAGGCCCTCGGAGCGCATCAGCGCGACGGCGGTGGCGACGATCCCGTTCCGGCTCAGGGCGGGCTTGGCCGGGCGTTCGCGGCGGCTCCGCGGGGCGTCGGGGTGTTCGGTCATGGCTCCACCGTAACGAACATGTTCGTGACGAACAAGGCCGTGACGAACATGTTCGGTACGTGTCGCGCCGGCCGCCGCGTTCCGCCGCCCCGGCGGCGCTCCCCGGACTACGATCGGCCCATGCTCGCTCGCACGCCCGCTCGGGCGGACTCGCCGCTCTCGCTCTGGTCCCAGGACTCGGTGCTGTCGATCGCCTCGGTCGGCTCGGCGCTCTCCGTCGGGTCCGTCGGCTCGGTGCTCTCCATCGGCTCGGTCGGCAGCGTGCTGTCGGTCGGCTCGATCGGCTCGGCGCTGTCACTGATCTCGGCCGGATCCTGGCTGAGCACCGGCTCGCTGCTCTCCGCCCAGTCCTGCTGGTCGGTGCTCTCCTGGCGGTCCTCGCGCGGGCTGATGGCCGCCGGCGCGGTCGCGGCGGTGGCCGGCACCGCCCTGCTCGCCGGCCACCGCGCCCGCCGGCCCTGACCGGCCCGCCGGCCCGCCGACCGTCGCGGACCGTACTCCGGTGACCGGCTGGGAGGCCCGCTACGGGCTCGACACCGCGGACCACTGCGCCGAGTCCGAACGCCTCGCCGCGCTCGGCCACCGGCCGGTGCGGATCTCGGGCCACGCGATCGCCGGCGAGCCCCGGTACACCAGTCTGTGGACGGACCGGCCCGGCCCCGCCCGGCAGGCCCGGCACGGCCTCGGCGCGGCGGCGTTCGGGGCCGCCCTCGCCGAACTGGCCCGCGCGGGGTTCCGCCCGGTCGACCTGTCGGTGGTCGCCGCGCGGGGCGGCCCGCTGTTCGGCGCGGTCTGGGAGCAGGAGGACGGGCCCGAGTGGACCGCCCGGCACGACCTCCGCCCGGCCGAGTACCGCGCGCTGTACGACCGCCTCTCCCGCGGCGGCCACCGGCTGCGCTGCGTCTCCCCCTACCAGGACACGGACGGCGAGCGCTTCGCCTGCGTCTGGGACCGGACGGCCGGGCCCGCCTGGACGGCGCGGCACGGGCTCCCGGCCGAGGCCTTCCGGCGGGAGTGCGAGCGGCTGGCCGCCGCCGGCCACCGGCTCGTCCGCTCGCTCGGGCACCCCGACGGCGGCCGGATCCGCTTCACCGGCATCTGGGAACGGTCGCCGGGCCTGCCGCAGACCGGTGGACAGGGGCTCCCGCTGCACGACCACCACCGCCGGGCGGCGCGGCACCGGGCCGCCGGGCACCGTCTGGTCGACCTCTGCGGCTTCTCCGACGGCACCGCCGCGGGATGCACCGCGATCTGGGAGTCCGCCCCGCCGAACGGCCCCGGCGACCCGGTCGCGGCCCTCGTCGCGCCCTTCCTGCGGACCTGGGCGGTGCCCGCCCTGTCCTTCGCCGTCGCGGACGGCGGCCGGGTCCGGACGGCGCGCGCCTTCGGCCACGCCAACCCGGCCACCCGGGAGATCGCCACCCCCGCGCACCGCTTCCGGCTGGCGAGCGTCAGCAAGCCGATCACCTCCGCCGCCGTCCACCTGCTCGCCGACCGGGGCCGACTCGCCCTCACGGACCGGGTGTTCGGCCCGGGCACACTGCTCGGCACCCGTTACGGGACACGCCCCTACGGCGCCGCGCTGCGGGCGCTGCGCGTACAGCACCTGCTGGAGCACACGGCCGGCGGCTGGCCGAACGACGCCGACGACCCGATGTTCGCGCAGCCCTCGCTCGACCTGGACGCGCTCGTCTCCTGGACGCTGGACCACCACCCGCCGCGAGCCGCGCCCGGCACCGTCCACGACTACTCCAACTTCGGGTACTGCCTGCTCGGCCGGATCGTCGAACGGGTCTCCGGACTGCCGTACGCCCGGTTCGTCCACCGCTTCCTGCTCCGGCCGGCGGGCGCGGGGCGGGCGGTGCCGGCCGGTGCCACCGCCGCGGACCGGCAGGACCCGGAGGCGGTGTACGTCGGCGTCGGCCCGGACGCGCCCTACCGGCTCCGGCTCGACCGGATGGACGCGCACGGCGGCTGGGCGGCGGCCCCCGCCGATGTGCTCCGCCTGCTCGCCGCCCTCGACGGCAGCTCCGGGCGGCCCGCACTGCTGCGCGCGGAGACCTTCACCGCGATGACCACCGCCTGCACCCTCCGCCCGGTCTCGGCGACCGCGGCCGGGTACGCCCGGGGCTGGGCGGTGAACGGCGCCGGGACGGTCTGGCACGAGGGCGCGCTCGCGGGCACCCGGTCCGTCCTGGTCCGCCGGGCCGACGGGCGTGCCTGGTGCGCCGTCTGCAATACCGGCCGTCCGCACAGTGCCCTCGGCGCGGAGCTCGACGCCCTGATGTGGGAGGTGCAGGCACTCGTCGGCACCTGAGGCGTCCGAGGCGTCCCGGCAGCGCGTGTTGGCGGGCGTCCTGGCGGGGCGTCAGCAGAGTGTCAAAGGTCGGCAATGACCGCTGGCAGGGTGATCGATTGCCGGGGCGGGCCCGCGGCCTGAAACTCTAGGGACGCCGGCGGGCCACCGGGTTCCGTCCGGCCTCCGGGGGGCCACCGTGCCGGCGACACCGTCGTCGGCCGGACGGGCGTGCGCCCAGCCGACCCGGGCACCGCGAGTCCGCCGGCCGACCCTCCGAGGTGACGATGACCGCCCTGTCCCTGAGCAAGCCCAGACGGGTACGCCTGCTCCCCCTGGTCGCGCTGATCTTCTTCAGCGTCTCGGGCGGCGCGTACGGCATCGAGGAGCTGTTCTCCGCCTCGGGTCCCGGCATCGCCCTGCTGCTGATCGTGGTGGCCCCGCTGATCTACAGCGTGCCGCACGCCCTGGTCTGCGCCGAACTCGGCACCGCGATACCGGTCGAGGGCGGCTACTACCACTGGGTCAAGCGCGGCCTCGGCAGGTTCTGGGGCTTCCAGCAGGGCCTGCTGCAGTGGATCTGCAGCTTTGTCGACATGGCGCTCTACCCGGTGCTGTTCACGAGCTACCTGCAGAGCGTCGTGGGCTTCGTCGCACCGGGCAAGCACGTGCTGTTCCGGCTCGGCCACCTCCAGTTCGACCTGAACTGGTTCATCTGCCTCGCCGTGATCGTGGTGTTCACCCTGCTCAACCTGCTGGGCGCCGGCTGGGTCGGCGAATCCTCCGTCGCCTTCGCCGCCATCTGCCTGACGCCCATGCTGATCCTCACCGTCGTCGGCGTCGCCCGGCTGGTCGGGGACGGCACCAACCCGGTCTCCGCCGCCACCGCGAGCACCGACCAGTCCGCGTGGACGGCCTTCGGCGCGGGCCTGTTCATCGTCATGTGGAACTACTCCGGCTGGGACAGCGTGTCCAACGTCGCCGGAGAGATGGAGAACCCGCGCAAGCACCTCCCCAAGGCGCTGGCCGTCTCGGTGCTGCTCATCATGGTCGGCTACCTGCTGCCCTCGATCGCCGCCCTCGCCACCGGCGCCG
This DNA window, taken from Streptomyces sp. TLI_235, encodes the following:
- a CDS encoding CubicO group peptidase (beta-lactamase class C family), with the protein product MTGWEARYGLDTADHCAESERLAALGHRPVRISGHAIAGEPRYTSLWTDRPGPARQARHGLGAAAFGAALAELARAGFRPVDLSVVAARGGPLFGAVWEQEDGPEWTARHDLRPAEYRALYDRLSRGGHRLRCVSPYQDTDGERFACVWDRTAGPAWTARHGLPAEAFRRECERLAAAGHRLVRSLGHPDGGRIRFTGIWERSPGLPQTGGQGLPLHDHHRRAARHRAAGHRLVDLCGFSDGTAAGCTAIWESAPPNGPGDPVAALVAPFLRTWAVPALSFAVADGGRVRTARAFGHANPATREIATPAHRFRLASVSKPITSAAVHLLADRGRLALTDRVFGPGTLLGTRYGTRPYGAALRALRVQHLLEHTAGGWPNDADDPMFAQPSLDLDALVSWTLDHHPPRAAPGTVHDYSNFGYCLLGRIVERVSGLPYARFVHRFLLRPAGAGRAVPAGATAADRQDPEAVYVGVGPDAPYRLRLDRMDAHGGWAAAPADVLRLLAALDGSSGRPALLRAETFTAMTTACTLRPVSATAAGYARGWAVNGAGTVWHEGALAGTRSVLVRRADGRAWCAVCNTGRPHSALGAELDALMWEVQALVGT
- a CDS encoding amino acid/polyamine/organocation transporter (APC superfamily), giving the protein MTALSLSKPRRVRLLPLVALIFFSVSGGAYGIEELFSASGPGIALLLIVVAPLIYSVPHALVCAELGTAIPVEGGYYHWVKRGLGRFWGFQQGLLQWICSFVDMALYPVLFTSYLQSVVGFVAPGKHVLFRLGHLQFDLNWFICLAVIVVFTLLNLLGAGWVGESSVAFAAICLTPMLILTVVGVARLVGDGTNPVSAATASTDQSAWTAFGAGLFIVMWNYSGWDSVSNVAGEMENPRKHLPKALAVSVLLIMVGYLLPSIAALATGADGGAGWKGWEAGSFSDVARELAGPWLQIAVTVGGMFAAVAMFSALLASNSRLPLVLAQDGYFPQWVAKESRRYKAPVVSIVGSAAVYAMFCLSSFANLVIFDVFLTNIGILLEVAALIALRIRETELERPYRIPGGALGIAGIVVCLLSISVWAAWQQYVESGTQAVTYGLVVVAGSCLLYLPLARMRDRRLRTASPDTATDAASEAATPA